The region CATTAATCTGGAATGAGCAGCAGGACGTACATTGAAAATTGAGAGGGCGTAAAATTATGGAGAAAAAGGCAAGAAAGGAAGCCGGAAGGATTAGACGGCTCTACTCAAGAGGAAAAATCACCTTAAATAGAGCTAGGGAAGAACTAGGCCTTAAACCTATAATTGGCGGAGATATTAAAATTAGTCCCATATCTAAAAGTATAAATAATAAAAAGACTAGTTGATAGGACGGAATTAAGAGGAAAGGAGGCAGAGAAGTGGAAAATGTAAGAGTAAAGGTAGAAATACCAGGAATTGAAAAGGTTGAAGAACTTATTAAAAAGCATTATGAGATACTCGAAGAAATGCAAGAAAACCTTAATCAAATTCATTACACAAGGCTGGATTTGGAATTAAAAATAAATCAACCGCCAGAGAATAACTGACGGCTGATTTAGTCATGCTTTGAACGTAACTGTAATATCTGCATCATCTGGTATCTTTTGTACTGTCATTCCTGCATCAGAGAAGTAACTTTTAAATCTTAAAAAGTTATCATGGCCAGGCAAATACTGAACTGCTTTGCTACAGCCTTGACACGTCAAGTAGCTCGATATGGGAACGACATCATCTTTTGTGGTAAAAAGGCAACCACATTTACATTTGATTAATAGCATTAACATGGACTCCTTTCCTATGTACTTGGCCCGGCATGGCCTGTAAGTACATTATAGGACAGGTAAATTATGGATGCAATAAAAAGAAGGGAGGAAGAATGATGCCAAAGGATCAGCAGATCAAGGCAATACCAATTCCTGAAACAATTATTCAGGAGATTTTTAAAAGAATGGAATCACTTAATGATGAAATATTGAAGATCCAGGCCAGAGAACAGGAGCGTTTTGTAACATCGGCAGAACTTGCGGAAATCATGGGCTGTACTAGGGTTACGATATGCAAAAAAATTAAGTCTGGAGATATATATGCCACAAGAAAGTTAGGAGATCCCAAAATCCCCATGAGCCAGTTTTATAAAACCGATCCGGTAAACCTGATAAAGCGCA is a window of [Clostridium] saccharolyticum WM1 DNA encoding:
- a CDS encoding HTH domain-containing protein, whose protein sequence is MMPKDQQIKAIPIPETIIQEIFKRMESLNDEILKIQAREQERFVTSAELAEIMGCTRVTICKKIKSGDIYATRKLGDPKIPMSQFYKTDPVNLIKRKPKELKKVSGGESMEQLIFGKG